In Mucilaginibacter sp. KACC 22063, the genomic stretch ATCAATAAGCCAATGCACACCGTCTGTAATGTCCTGCTGCATTTTACCGCCCACCTGCTTAAAGCCTGCACTGTAAAAAGCCTTGCCATAACCTACCGATCCGCGGTAATTAACCTGGAACACCGCATAGCCGCGATTAGCCAAAAACTGCATCTCGGCATTATAGCCCCATGTGGTACGGGTCCAGGGGCCATTATGCAACAGCACCACCACTGGCAAATTAGTTTTTTTATTGCCTTTGGGTAATGTGAGATATCCATTAATAGTAAGCCCGTCGCTGGCCTTATAACTGATCGGCTGCATAGCACATAATTCGTCGGGCTTAATACTTGCATTAATATCGGCAAGTTTGGTCAGCTTTTTTGTATTGCTTTGATACAGATAGTATGACCCGGGATTACGGTCGTTACTGCTGTAAATAATAAATTTCACCTCCGCGCTGTCACGGTCGGCTACTTTAACCTCGTTACCCGGCAACTGCTGTATCAGGTCATTATAAATATGTTCGGCGCCGCTGTTCAAAAAATGTATCTGCGGTTTCTCATCATTCCAGGCAGCATATTCAATCTTACTCTCCTTTTTTGAGTAGCCCCAATCCTGTATATCGCTGTCATCACTTGAGTACAGGGTCTTTTCTTCTTTTCCTGTTTCAGCATTGATCTCTACCAGGGCTGATTTATCCCGGCCGATGTTTGACAATGCATAAAAAACCTTCTTATCAGCGGTAAAACCTATAGGTTGCACCTGATTTTTGAAATTATTAACGATGATTGGCCTGAACGGTACATTATCATCTTTACGGTAAAGTATGGCCTCGTTAACACCGTCTGATGATTTTACCAAACGAATCTTCCCATCCTGATCAGGGAACCACCAGGTAAAGTTTCCGGGGTTCTGAATGTACATTTTCAGTTCACCGGTACGTATATTTAAACGGTAAACGTCGAAGTTGGCAGGGTCGCGTTTATTTAATGCCACAGTTACAATATCCGGATTGATACGGCTGCGGTTAAGCATGCGTAACTGCACTTTACCCAGCGAAAGTATATCACGCAATTTCATCGTAGCCACATCTAAGGCAAACATCTTAAACTGGTCTTCGGCAACAATGTCCTGGCTTAAAACAATTTGGTTGTTATAGGTCCAGAAGTAATCTTTTACAGGATAATCATTAAAAGATGTTAACATTACCTCTTTCCCATCAGCCAGCGACTGAATAAACAGGTTTTGTTTTTCCTTGTATGGTTTAAGGTACGAGATGTATTTGCCGTCGGGCGAAATTTTATAATAACTCTTTTCCGGCGTCTTAAAAAAATCAAGCACAGGGATCTGCCTTACATCCTGACGGTGGCAGGCGCACAGCACTAAAACGAACAGGCTCAGCAAAAATATTTTCAAATGATTCAACATGGTTCTACCCTACTTCTGCGCTTAATCAATTAGGTCAAAGTAGTTAAATTTAATTGTTCCTGACAAAATTGTCACTACAATTTTACCCGTTAATTACGTTGTAAAAACAACACAAATGATTGATAATTATTGAGTAATTTTGGATAGATGAAGCGATTTTGTGTTCTGCTATTATGGTGTTTGCTTACTGCTGCCGGGCTTTTTGCACAGGTTAACGACCTGCAACTGGCACAGCAATATACCATGAACGGAGAAGCGCAGAAAGCGTTTGATATCTATCAAAAACTTTACAAACAGGACAACGAAAACTACTACAGTTATTATGTTAACAGCCTCATCGGGCTGAAGAAATTCGACGAAGCCGAAAGTATTACCAAAAAACTTCAGCGTAAGCACCCTAACGATTATCAATACACTATCACACTCGGACGCATCTATCGCGAAGAAGGTAATAACAGCAAAGCTGATGAGGTGTATGACAACCTGATCAAGAACCTGCCACCCGATCAGGCCCTGATCAGTAGTCTTGCTACAGGATTTTACCAGGCAGAGAATACTGACTATGCCATTAAGATCTTTCTCCAGGGACGTAAGCTTTTAAAAAACGACCGGCTTTATTCGCTCGAACTAATCAGCCTTTACCGCTTTAAGCGGGATAACGTGGCCCTTACTAATGAGTATGTTAATTTTTTACCCGAAAATCCCGGCTATTTAAACCAGGCAGAGAATACACTGTCTACCGTTTACAACGACGACAAGGATTACAATTACCTAAAAACTGAATTGCTAAAGCGCATACAAAAAGACCCTGATGCTACCGTTTATGCCGATTTGCTTACCTGGCAGTACCTGCAACAAAAACAGTTCGGGCTGGCGCTTAATCAGGCATTGGCATTAAGCAGGCGTATTGACGACAAAGGCAGCAGTATTTACGACCTTTGCCGCACACTTATTGGTAATGGTGCTTATGATGAGGCCATCCGAGGTTATGAATTTATCATTGAGCATTCCACCAAAACCGATCCTTTCTATATCCCGTCGAAAATTGATATCCTGGATGCCAAGAATATAAAGATCACATCGGGGAAATTTACACAAGCAGACCTTACAGGCCTTGAGCAGGATTATATTAATTTGCTAAACGAGTTTGGCCGCAATGCCAGCACTGCATTTGCCATGCAAAGGCTTGCTAACTTGGAAGCATTTAAACTGCATAACCTTATTAAGGCTAAGGAATTACTGGAAGAAGCGATCAATATACAACTGATACGCCCCAACTTGCTTGCACAATGCAAGCTTGACTTAGGCGATATTTACCTGATGAGTAATCAGCCCTGGGATGCTACCTTAATTTACGGCCAGGTTGAAAAGGCCAACCCCGGAACAGCCATTGGGCAGGAAGCACAATACAGGAACGCAAAGCTGGCTTACTACACAGGCGACTTTAACTGGGCTAAAGGGCAATTGGATGTACTTAAAGCTGCCACTTCGCAGTTGATTGCCAATGATGCGCTAAATCTTTCATTGCTGATCAGCGATAATATAACGTTTGACACTACCGGTGCAGCATTGAAAATGTATGCACGTGCTGATCTGCTCATTTTCAAACAACAACCTGAAAAGGCATTGTTAACACTTGATAGTATTGCTAAAAAATATCCTAACAACCCACTCGACGATGATATCATGATGTCGAAAGCGAGGATATACATTCAGCAGCAGGATTATCAAGCGGCTATAACGTCCTTGAAAACTATTGCCGAACTACATAGTTATAGCTTGTGGGCTGATGATGCAAATTTTATGCTGGGTGATATTTATGAGAACAAGCTGAACGATAAGGTACAGGCCAAAAGTTATTATCAGAAAATAATTACCAATTATCCGGGTAGTTTATGGATCAACGAAGCGCGTAAACGCTTCCGTATACTCCGCGGCGACCAACCCGACACATCTTCATAATATTTATACCTTTGCGGCATGATAGTATATAACGAAACCTACGTTGTTGAAGAAGATATACACGAGCAATGGTTTAGCTGGATTAAAGAAAATCATATACCGGCTTTCTTAGCTACCAAAGACTTCGATTCTTATCAGATTTTACGTGTGCTTAATTCGCCTAACGAAGGTGTTACCTACTGCATACAGTATTTCACAGATGATATTGAAAAGTATGAGCACTTCATGCTTTACCACCTAAATCCGTTACACATAGCACATAACCAGGCATTTGAAAACAGGTTTGTGCTGTTCAACACGCTTATGGAGAAAATAAACTAACTACTTATGAACGTTACTACCACCCCTATTGAAGGCCTTTTAGTTATTGAGCCGCAGATTTTTCAGGATAGCCGCGGTTACTTTTACGAAAGCTACAACAAAAAGAAATTTGCCGATGCCGGCATTGATGTTGACTTTGTACAGGACAATCAATCGTTTTCGCAAAAAGGCACCTTAAGGGGCTTACATGCACAAGCTAATCCGTTTGCACAAGGCAAACTGGTACGCGTATTACAAGGCAGCGTACTGGATGTTGCCGTTGATATCCGCAAAAATTCGCCTACTTATGGCCAACATTATACTGTTGAATTAACCGGCGAAAATAAGAAGCAGTTTTGGGTACCTGCCGGCTTTTTACATGGCTTTGTAACGCTCGAAGATGACACCATCTTTATGTATAAGGTGACAAACTATTACGACAAAAACTCTGAGATTGGCGTTATATGGAACGACCCTACTTTAGGTATTGGCTGGGGCGTTAATGAAGCTGAAATACTACTATCGCCAAAAGACGAACTGCTTTCAACTTTTGATGAACTGGTAAGCCCTTTCTAAAAAGGATTATATAAGCTTGTCATTTCGAGCAAAAAGGAAGAATCTATTACGTTCTCAATAATATAGATTTAGATTCCTCACTTCATTCGAAATGACAAGCTTGATTAATTACTTCTTGTGCGAAAACAGCCAGGGCAATAATTCCGGCTCTGCAAAGGCGTCATCCCAACTATTATGGCCATCGTTAGGATAAATGGTAAATTTCGGATCCGCGCCTGCTGCTTTCAACGCCTCCACAACCACCTGCGAATGATCTAATGGAACCGTTTCATCTTTTGCTCCGTGGAAGATCCACAATGGCACCTTCTTAGCATAAATCTTTACGTTATTAGTATTATCGCCACCGCAAATGGCAAAGGCAGCGGCAAATACTTTTGGCTCGCGGCGTAGTATTTCAAAAGTGCCCATGCCGCCCATTGATAAACCACCAACATATACCTGGTGCTTATTTACGTAGGGCTTATCAAGCAGGTTATCTATTAATCCCATTAAAGCATGCATCGCTTTGGTAGGCTCGCCGCCCTCTTGGAAATTGAAGGTCCTTTTATGCGTAACCGAGTCGGGCTGTATCTTCACATTGCTCCAGTAGCTATCCTTAGGGCATTGCGGGTATACCACAATGGCGGGGAAATTGGTACGCGTACCATCACTCAAAAATAAACCGGTACCATATTTAAGCTGCGCCTCGTTATCAGTCCCGCGTTCGCCTGAACCATGAAGTACAATTATTAGCGGATACTTAACTTTCGGATCGAAATCGCGCGGCATCAGTATGCGGTAAGGCAATGTATCCGTTTTATTAACATACATGCCCTTATCAAAAGTAGTGCTTTGGGCGTGGCTAAAAACAGGAAATGCCAGGCACAGGCCCAGCATTCCGATTATGAATTTTATTTTGATCATATAGTTAACTTGAAACTTGCTTCCTGGGTATCGCGTGAGTTTGTTCCCACAAATACTTTAAAGTCGCCAGGCTCGCTGGTGTACTTCATGTTTACATCGTAAAACTTCAGGTCTTCATTTGTTAACGTAAACTTGATCTCTTTTGATTCACCCTTACGCAGAAAAACTTTCTGGAAGCCGCGCAGCTGTTTGAGCGGGCGGGTAACAGAACCTACCATATCACGGATGTAAAGCTGTACAACTTCTTCGCCATCATAATTACCATTGTTAGTCACCGTTACTGATACATTCAGCTTATCAGTTGTTTTAATGGTTGTTTTATCCAAAACAGGGCGGCGATAAGTAAACGTAGTATAACTTAAACCGTAACCGAAAGGATACAATGGATCGTTAGGAATATCAAGATATTTTGATGAGTATTTATTTTCAGGGCTTGCAGGGCGTCCTGTATTTTTCATGCCATAATAAACCGGGATCTGACCAACACTGCGGGGGAACGTAATAGTTAATTTTCCTGCAGGATTATAGTTGCCAAATAACACATCGGCGATGGCATTGCCTGCCTCGGTACCTGCAAACCATGTTTCAAGTATCGCAGGGAAATGTGCATCTTCCCATTCTAAAGTCAATGGGCGGCCATTGAATAATACCAGCACTACCGGTTTACCTAAAGTATAAATTTCGCGCATCAGGCGTTTCTGACTTTCGGGGATGCTGATATCTGAACGGCTTGCAGCTTCGCCAGTCATACCTTGCGATTCGCCTACTGCCAATACAATTACATCAGCTTTTGAAGCTACATCCTTTGCTGCTTTCAAGAGTTTCTCAGGATCCTCAACAGAAATATCTCCACCCGAGTTATTTAACTGGCGTAAGATATTGGCATCATCAGTAATGTTGGCACCTTTAGCATAAGTAACCTGTACACTGTTACCTGCTACATTCTTAATACCTTCTGTTAATGACACGGCTTTGTTCCAGTCGCCTGCGCCAGACCAGTTGCCGATCATATCTCGTTTATCATCGCCCAACGGGCCAATAACTGCAACAGAACCAGATTTTTTAAGCGGCAATACTTGCTGATAGTTTTTCAGCAACACAAATGATTTACGTGCAATATCACGGGCGGCATCAAGATTAGCCTGGCTCATGATCTCGGTACGCGCACGGTCTTCATTGCAATATTTGTAAGGATCGTCGAACAAGCCCAATTTATATTTTGCTTCCAACACACGGCGAACAGCCTCGTCAATCGTTTTTACGCTTACTTTGCCTTCTGCTACAGATTGTTTGGTGTAACGAGCAAACTCGGCACCTTGCATGTCCATATCAACACCTGCATTTAAAGCGGCTTCAGCTGCTTCTTTATCGTTAGCCACATTACCGTGGTTAACCATTTCGTTAATGGCGGTATAGTCGGTTACCACAAAGCCCTTAAAGCCCCACTGTTTTTTAAGCAGGTCGGTAAGCAACCATTTATTAGCAGTTGAAGGCACACCGGCAAGTTCGTTAAATGAGGTCATGAAACTGCCTACACCCGCATCAACCGTTGCTTTAAACGGCGGTAAAATGGTTTCAACGAGCGTACGCTGGCTTACATCAACAATATTATAATCGCGGCCGCCTTGTACAAAACCGTAACCGGCAAAGTGCTTGGTACAAGCCATTACCGAGGTACCATCATATTTATCACCCTGAAAACCTTTTACACGTGCTTTGGCAATAAGGCTGCCCAGCCAAACATCTTCGCCTGCACCTTCGGCAACACGGCCCCAGCGTGGGTCGCGGGCAATATCAACCATTGGGGCAAAGGTCCAGTGCAAACCATCTGCCGATGCTTCTGCACCAGCAATGTGAGCGCTTTTTTCCATAGCAGCCAGATCCCAGCTCGAGCTTTCGCCAAGCGGAATAGGAAAAATAGTTTTATGCCCGTGGATTACATCATACCCGAAAATTAACGGGATATGCAAGCGGGTATTTTTAACCGCCATTTCTTGTAACTGGCGCGTATAAGCGGGTGTATAGGCGTTGAAGATAGAGCCTACCAGCCCTTTCTGAATATCATCTTTATAACCGGCGCGGATGCTTGGACCCGTAAGCGCCATGTCACTTGTGTATTGCGTTAACTGGCCGATCTTTTCCTCCAATGTCATTTTCGACATCAGGCTACTGATGTATTGATCCATTTTACTTTTTGGAGCCGGCTTGCTTTGTGAAAAGCCATTTACTGTCAGCGCGGCAAAAAATAGCGCACAGCTGATTTTCTTGTAATTCATGGTGTATATATATTGACGTTATTGTTGATTGATATGGTAAGTGCTGCTCTGGAAGTCGAGCTTTTTTAAGCCTTGCTGCACTTCCGGGCAACTCATAAACAAGTTCCAGATCAGGCCACTACGGTAATTTTCTATCATTACAACAATAGGCCCCTGATCGATGGCAAGATACGATTTTGCATACCAATTATTACTCTCGCTGAATGCATCTGTAAATCCATATTCACCCCATATTTTATCGCCAAGATCATAATAAAAATGGCGAAGTGCTTTCATGGAAAACTCAGGTGTATACGGAAATGCTGATAAAGCTGCTGTTGGTGTTATTACCCCCAGGTCATTAGTAGGCGAATGGGCATTATAACCTTCGTAATTATCACTGGCTGTTAAGCCCCAGCAATCTGCCCCGTAGCCTTTAAAGTGCTTTGGATTATCAACACAGTAGTCGTGATTAATCAGTGTATGATTTAAGTTTTGCTGCCAGTAATTAGCATAACGATCCTTTAAGCCTTTAGGGTTTAAACCCATAAACGAATAATGGGTATAAAATAACGGACCGCCATAATCAAAGCCTAAGGGCAGCACATGGTTATAAAAGGTCTTCCCGTTTTTGAAGAAATCACTTTGCGCCCAGCCACGGTGATACACGTCTGCCGACACAGGATACCGCTGACCCGAAGCAGCCAGTACATACGTAATGAGGCACTCATTAAAGCCCCGCAAAGGAAAATTCATGGCCCAGCCATTATTTGGCGACCAGTGCCAGTACAACACATCGCGCCCACCACGGGTAAACCAATCCCATTCTATTTCGCCCCACATCCAGCTGATTACATCACGTATGCGGCGCTCCTGCGGATTATCGGCTGTAAAATATTGCTTTGCGCACAGTAGACCCTGAAAAAGAAACGAGGTTTCAACCAAGTCTGCACCATCATCTTTACGGCTAAAGCGGATCACCTTACCGGTTTCTCCATTTAACCAGTGCGGAAACACCCCATGAAATGAATCGGCTTTGTACAGGAAATCAACGATTTTAACCATACGTGCAACAGCCTGATCGTGGCTGATCCACTTGCGGTGATCGGCAACAATAAGCGCCATGATGCCAAAGCCCGACCCACCTGTTGTTACTACCTCGTTGCCGTAATCAAAAGCCACATTACTGCGTTCGCGGGCAAGACCGCTTGTGGGGTGGCCAAAGTCCCAGAAATACCTGAATGTTTGACGTTGCACTACATCAAGCAATGCGCTATCAGAAAGGTTTTTAATAATGCCTACCGGCTTAATCCCTGTTTCTGTAGATACGGCTTTTTTCTTTTGCGCACTTGCACATAAAAAAGCGGCAATAAATGCCAATGTAAAGAAGACGTTTTTCATGATGTTATGCAGAGATAAATGCGTTTACAAATCTCTATATAATTTAACAACAAAAGCCACCATAGGGTGGCTTTTGTTTAAGTACAAATAGTAATTAATATCCAGGATTTTGTTTCAAACGGCCTCCGCTCAAATCAATTTGTTGCTGAGGTATCGGGAATAATGCCCTTGTCGAGCTCCATGTTTTGCCATCTGCAGCAAACGCAGCAGCAGCAGTACCTGGCTGTACCGCATCCTGACGAACAAGGTCAAAGAAACGGTCATGCTCTTCTGCCATTTCTATACGGTGCTCATGCCAGATCGTATTCAAAGTAATACCACCAGAAGGCGTTGGGGACAAGCCTGCACGTGTACGCAATGCGGCAATATCGCTGGCAGCCTCACCAGATTTACCTAACTGGAACGCAGCTTCGGCATGGATCAGCAACACTTCGCCATAACGGATAATGCGTAGCTGTTTTGGCAGGTGGTCTGTATTACCACCGCAATTTCGTTCCTGCGTACGGCTATGATATGCCTTATAGCTATAGGTAGAGTTTTGAACAGAATCTTGTCCAGGTATGCGGAAACCGTCGAATAAAACAGTACCTGTAGGTTGGATGAAGATGATGGTACCTGCTTTACGGGTATCATTAGCTTCATAAGCATTAACTAAACTTTGTGATGGATTATTGAAACCAAAACCCAAATCAGACCAGCCGAATTTACCACCGGCACGCGGGCCCTGTGATACTACATAAAGGTTGGGACCAGCGCTGCAATCCTGGTTTACGCCAGCCTGGATTTCAAAAATTGATTCTGAGTTATTGATACCGCCATCGCCGTTAACCGCATTCTCACGCCAGATAAGGGCATAGTTTTTAACCAACGAATATTTACCGCCTGATATCACAGCCTGTGAAAGATCGTAAGCTTTTTGATAGTCTTTGCGGTACAGGTAAACTTTAGCCTCTAATGCCTGTGCTGCACTTTTAGTTGCACGGCCTACATCTGTTTGGCCTTTATCCGGCAGATTGGCAACTGCAAAATCAAGGTCGCTGATGACTTGGGCATATATAGCATCGGCAGTAGCGCGGGTTTGGAACTCATCGTTATTTGCTTCGCTTGCTGCCGGTACACGGTTAAGCAACGGAACACCTCCGAATAAACGCACGAGGTTAAAATAGAATAACCCTCTTAAAAAACGAGCT encodes the following:
- a CDS encoding prolyl oligopeptidase family serine peptidase, whose amino-acid sequence is MIKIKFIIGMLGLCLAFPVFSHAQSTTFDKGMYVNKTDTLPYRILMPRDFDPKVKYPLIIVLHGSGERGTDNEAQLKYGTGLFLSDGTRTNFPAIVVYPQCPKDSYWSNVKIQPDSVTHKRTFNFQEGGEPTKAMHALMGLIDNLLDKPYVNKHQVYVGGLSMGGMGTFEILRREPKVFAAAFAICGGDNTNNVKIYAKKVPLWIFHGAKDETVPLDHSQVVVEALKAAGADPKFTIYPNDGHNSWDDAFAEPELLPWLFSHKK
- a CDS encoding DUF4286 family protein, with protein sequence MIVYNETYVVEEDIHEQWFSWIKENHIPAFLATKDFDSYQILRVLNSPNEGVTYCIQYFTDDIEKYEHFMLYHLNPLHIAHNQAFENRFVLFNTLMEKIN
- the rfbC gene encoding dTDP-4-dehydrorhamnose 3,5-epimerase, which gives rise to MNVTTTPIEGLLVIEPQIFQDSRGYFYESYNKKKFADAGIDVDFVQDNQSFSQKGTLRGLHAQANPFAQGKLVRVLQGSVLDVAVDIRKNSPTYGQHYTVELTGENKKQFWVPAGFLHGFVTLEDDTIFMYKVTNYYDKNSEIGVIWNDPTLGIGWGVNEAEILLSPKDELLSTFDELVSPF
- the bglX gene encoding beta-glucosidase BglX, encoding MNYKKISCALFFAALTVNGFSQSKPAPKSKMDQYISSLMSKMTLEEKIGQLTQYTSDMALTGPSIRAGYKDDIQKGLVGSIFNAYTPAYTRQLQEMAVKNTRLHIPLIFGYDVIHGHKTIFPIPLGESSSWDLAAMEKSAHIAGAEASADGLHWTFAPMVDIARDPRWGRVAEGAGEDVWLGSLIAKARVKGFQGDKYDGTSVMACTKHFAGYGFVQGGRDYNIVDVSQRTLVETILPPFKATVDAGVGSFMTSFNELAGVPSTANKWLLTDLLKKQWGFKGFVVTDYTAINEMVNHGNVANDKEAAEAALNAGVDMDMQGAEFARYTKQSVAEGKVSVKTIDEAVRRVLEAKYKLGLFDDPYKYCNEDRARTEIMSQANLDAARDIARKSFVLLKNYQQVLPLKKSGSVAVIGPLGDDKRDMIGNWSGAGDWNKAVSLTEGIKNVAGNSVQVTYAKGANITDDANILRQLNNSGGDISVEDPEKLLKAAKDVASKADVIVLAVGESQGMTGEAASRSDISIPESQKRLMREIYTLGKPVVLVLFNGRPLTLEWEDAHFPAILETWFAGTEAGNAIADVLFGNYNPAGKLTITFPRSVGQIPVYYGMKNTGRPASPENKYSSKYLDIPNDPLYPFGYGLSYTTFTYRRPVLDKTTIKTTDKLNVSVTVTNNGNYDGEEVVQLYIRDMVGSVTRPLKQLRGFQKVFLRKGESKEIKFTLTNEDLKFYDVNMKYTSEPGDFKVFVGTNSRDTQEASFKLTI
- a CDS encoding alpha/beta hydrolase family protein encodes the protein MLNHLKIFLLSLFVLVLCACHRQDVRQIPVLDFFKTPEKSYYKISPDGKYISYLKPYKEKQNLFIQSLADGKEVMLTSFNDYPVKDYFWTYNNQIVLSQDIVAEDQFKMFALDVATMKLRDILSLGKVQLRMLNRSRINPDIVTVALNKRDPANFDVYRLNIRTGELKMYIQNPGNFTWWFPDQDGKIRLVKSSDGVNEAILYRKDDNVPFRPIIVNNFKNQVQPIGFTADKKVFYALSNIGRDKSALVEINAETGKEEKTLYSSDDSDIQDWGYSKKESKIEYAAWNDEKPQIHFLNSGAEHIYNDLIQQLPGNEVKVADRDSAEVKFIIYSSNDRNPGSYYLYQSNTKKLTKLADINASIKPDELCAMQPISYKASDGLTINGYLTLPKGNKKTNLPVVVLLHNGPWTRTTWGYNAEMQFLANRGYAVFQVNYRGSVGYGKAFYSAGFKQVGGKMQQDITDGVHWLIDQKIANPKKIAIFGSGFGGFCALYGMSFHPELYNCGVVQYGLINFFNYIKDAPPFFKPKLKMTYEMVGNPETDADALRAISPVFHPDKFKSPLIIFQGAKDPRANISELNQFVRELKRHNVPVTYVLKENERTYFRSEHNRTQMYQQIEEFLANNMKVKQ
- a CDS encoding tetratricopeptide repeat protein, with protein sequence MKRFCVLLLWCLLTAAGLFAQVNDLQLAQQYTMNGEAQKAFDIYQKLYKQDNENYYSYYVNSLIGLKKFDEAESITKKLQRKHPNDYQYTITLGRIYREEGNNSKADEVYDNLIKNLPPDQALISSLATGFYQAENTDYAIKIFLQGRKLLKNDRLYSLELISLYRFKRDNVALTNEYVNFLPENPGYLNQAENTLSTVYNDDKDYNYLKTELLKRIQKDPDATVYADLLTWQYLQQKQFGLALNQALALSRRIDDKGSSIYDLCRTLIGNGAYDEAIRGYEFIIEHSTKTDPFYIPSKIDILDAKNIKITSGKFTQADLTGLEQDYINLLNEFGRNASTAFAMQRLANLEAFKLHNLIKAKELLEEAINIQLIRPNLLAQCKLDLGDIYLMSNQPWDATLIYGQVEKANPGTAIGQEAQYRNAKLAYYTGDFNWAKGQLDVLKAATSQLIANDALNLSLLISDNITFDTTGAALKMYARADLLIFKQQPEKALLTLDSIAKKYPNNPLDDDIMMSKARIYIQQQDYQAAITSLKTIAELHSYSLWADDANFMLGDIYENKLNDKVQAKSYYQKIITNYPGSLWINEARKRFRILRGDQPDTSS
- a CDS encoding glucoamylase family protein yields the protein MKNVFFTLAFIAAFLCASAQKKKAVSTETGIKPVGIIKNLSDSALLDVVQRQTFRYFWDFGHPTSGLARERSNVAFDYGNEVVTTGGSGFGIMALIVADHRKWISHDQAVARMVKIVDFLYKADSFHGVFPHWLNGETGKVIRFSRKDDGADLVETSFLFQGLLCAKQYFTADNPQERRIRDVISWMWGEIEWDWFTRGGRDVLYWHWSPNNGWAMNFPLRGFNECLITYVLAASGQRYPVSADVYHRGWAQSDFFKNGKTFYNHVLPLGFDYGGPLFYTHYSFMGLNPKGLKDRYANYWQQNLNHTLINHDYCVDNPKHFKGYGADCWGLTASDNYEGYNAHSPTNDLGVITPTAALSAFPYTPEFSMKALRHFYYDLGDKIWGEYGFTDAFSESNNWYAKSYLAIDQGPIVVMIENYRSGLIWNLFMSCPEVQQGLKKLDFQSSTYHINQQ
- a CDS encoding RagB/SusD family nutrient uptake outer membrane protein yields the protein MKKKFNIKIAAAGVAVALVSMTFTACKNYLDVPPQGQVTQGQIITDPTQAANLVTGIYNVFYIGGFDPDIDSFQFVVATDIASDDADKGSTPSDFGDADQIDKLQATSTNGVANNLWSGYYQGVGRANQAIGVLQNAQFDVATKNKLIGEARFLRGLFYFNLVRLFGGVPLLNRVPAASEANNDEFQTRATADAIYAQVISDLDFAVANLPDKGQTDVGRATKSAAQALEAKVYLYRKDYQKAYDLSQAVISGGKYSLVKNYALIWRENAVNGDGGINNSESIFEIQAGVNQDCSAGPNLYVVSQGPRAGGKFGWSDLGFGFNNPSQSLVNAYEANDTRKAGTIIFIQPTGTVLFDGFRIPGQDSVQNSTYSYKAYHSRTQERNCGGNTDHLPKQLRIIRYGEVLLIHAEAAFQLGKSGEAASDIAALRTRAGLSPTPSGGITLNTIWHEHRIEMAEEHDRFFDLVRQDAVQPGTAAAAFAADGKTWSSTRALFPIPQQQIDLSGGRLKQNPGY